Proteins co-encoded in one Quercus robur chromosome 8, dhQueRobu3.1, whole genome shotgun sequence genomic window:
- the LOC126695116 gene encoding uncharacterized protein LOC126695116 isoform X3, with protein MMRNSHLFLTFIALVLLTYALQFQVHAAPAGPLIKHLSSLLKWTRSSPKTPQSDGNVLQFENGYLVETVVEGNEIGVVPYRIRVSEDGELFAVDAVNSNVVRITPPLSQYSRARLVAGSFQGYTGHVDGKPSEARFNHPKGITMDDKGNVYVADTLNLAIRKIGDAGVTTIAGGKSNVAGYRDGPSEDAKFSNDFDLVYVRPTCSLLVVDRGNAALRQISLEQEDCDYQYNSISTTGYATCMLQQGFGPSFLSRTQQPLDSKFKEHSSKEKPTPIVESIKEEPGWPSFGQLIIDLSKLAFEALAGIFLSFLPSHFRPNSSKKGLTPLKDSLRMPEDEAEPTLVQRQSTPAPLSETRQAHTPNTSDKYSEMKPPKNKSNSFKDPSLSSKHRSSKRQDFAEFYGSGEVPPYSKSKSQKERTRHRQREKSGEVAYEAVGTEPKPVEMKAVDYDNLKFDHYNIRRKYGPDGSFRF; from the exons ATGATGAGAAATTCACATCTTTTTCTCACTTTCATAGCACTCGTTCTTCTTACTTATGCACTCCAGTTCCAAGTTCATGCTGCTCCTGCTG GGCCATTGATCAAACACTTATCTTCTCTTCTCAAATGGACCAGGTCATCCCCTAAAACACCCCAATCAG ATGGGAATGTTCTTCAATTTGAGAATGGGTACTTAGTTGAGACTGTTGTGGAAGGAAATGAGATTGGAGTGGTTCCGTACAGAATCCGAGTCTCTGAGGATGGCGAACTCTTTGCAGTCGATGCAGTTAATAGCAACGTTGTTAGGATTACTCCCCCATTGTCTCAAT ATAGTAGGGCAAGATTGGTTGCTGGGTCTTTTCAGGGCTACACAGGACATGTGGACGGGAAACCTAGTGAGGCTCGTTTCAATCATCCCAAAGGCATAACCATGGATGATAAAGGCAACGTGTATGTTGCTGATACCTTGAACCTCGCCATCAGGAAAATTGGGGATGCTG GTGTGACAACCATTGCAGGAGGGAAATCAAATGTTGCAGGGTACAGGGATGGGCCAAGTGAGGATGCAAAGTTCTctaatgattttgatttggtgTATGTTAGGCCTACCTGTTCCTTATTAGTTGTTGATAGAGGAAATGCTGCTCTTCGGCAAATCTCTCTTGAACAGGAGGATTGTGATTATCAGTACAATTCAATTTCCACTACAG GATATGCTACGTGTATGCTTCAGCAGGGATTTGGACCGTCTTTCTTATCTAGGACG CAGCAACCTTTAGACAGCAAATTTAAGGAACACTCAAGCAAGGAAAAGCCCACTCCCATTGTAGAGAGCATAAAAGAGGAGCCAGGATGGCCATCTTTTGGACAGCTGATCATTGATCTGTCCAAGCTTGCATTTGAAGCATTGGCTGGCATATTCCTTTCCTTTCTACCCTCTCATTTCAGACCCAATAGCTCCAAGAAAGGCCTCACTCCATTAAAAGATTCTCTCCGGATGCCTGAAGATGAAGCTGAGCCTACATTAGTTCAGAGGCAGAGTACTCCTGCACCTCTTTCTGAAACTCGACAGGCCCATACACCTAATACAAGTGATAAATACTCAGAAATGAAGCCCCCAAAGAATAAATCAAATAGTTTTAAGGATCCCTCATTGTCAAGCAAGCACCGGTCATCAAAACGACAAGATTTTGCAGAATTCTATGGATCAGGTGAGGTTCCTCCTTATAGCAAGTCTAAGAGccagaaagaaagaacaagGCATCGCCAGCGAGAAAAGAGTGGAGAAGTGGCTTATGAAGCAGTGGGGACAGAGCCGAAACCTGTTGAGATGAAGGCAGTGGATTATGACAATCTGAAGTTTGACCATTATAATATCAGGCGTAAGTATGGACCAGATGGTTCCTTCAGATTTTGA
- the LOC126695116 gene encoding uncharacterized protein LOC126695116 isoform X4, with protein sequence MMRNSHLFLTFIALVLLTYALQFQVHAAPAGPLIKHLSSLLKWTRSSPKTPQSDGNVLQFENGYLVETVVEGNEIGVVPYRIRVSEDGELFAVDAVNSNVVRITPPLSQYSRARLVAGSFQGYTGHVDGKPSEARFNHPKGITMDDKGNVYVADTLNLAIRKIGDAGVTTIAGGKSNVAGYRDGPSEDAKFSNDFDLVYVRPTCSLLVVDRGNAALRQISLEQEDCDYQYNSISTTGYATCMLQQGFGPSFLSRTQPLDSKFKEHSSKEKPTPIVESIKEEPGWPSFGQLIIDLSKLAFEALAGIFLSFLPSHFRPNSSKKGLTPLKDSLRMPEDEAEPTLVQRQSTPAPLSETRQAHTPNTSDKYSEMKPPKNKSNSFKDPSLSSKHRSSKRQDFAEFYGSGEVPPYSKSKSQKERTRHRQREKSGEVAYEAVGTEPKPVEMKAVDYDNLKFDHYNIRRKYGPDGSFRF encoded by the exons ATGATGAGAAATTCACATCTTTTTCTCACTTTCATAGCACTCGTTCTTCTTACTTATGCACTCCAGTTCCAAGTTCATGCTGCTCCTGCTG GGCCATTGATCAAACACTTATCTTCTCTTCTCAAATGGACCAGGTCATCCCCTAAAACACCCCAATCAG ATGGGAATGTTCTTCAATTTGAGAATGGGTACTTAGTTGAGACTGTTGTGGAAGGAAATGAGATTGGAGTGGTTCCGTACAGAATCCGAGTCTCTGAGGATGGCGAACTCTTTGCAGTCGATGCAGTTAATAGCAACGTTGTTAGGATTACTCCCCCATTGTCTCAAT ATAGTAGGGCAAGATTGGTTGCTGGGTCTTTTCAGGGCTACACAGGACATGTGGACGGGAAACCTAGTGAGGCTCGTTTCAATCATCCCAAAGGCATAACCATGGATGATAAAGGCAACGTGTATGTTGCTGATACCTTGAACCTCGCCATCAGGAAAATTGGGGATGCTG GTGTGACAACCATTGCAGGAGGGAAATCAAATGTTGCAGGGTACAGGGATGGGCCAAGTGAGGATGCAAAGTTCTctaatgattttgatttggtgTATGTTAGGCCTACCTGTTCCTTATTAGTTGTTGATAGAGGAAATGCTGCTCTTCGGCAAATCTCTCTTGAACAGGAGGATTGTGATTATCAGTACAATTCAATTTCCACTACAG GATATGCTACGTGTATGCTTCAGCAGGGATTTGGACCGTCTTTCTTATCTAGGACG CAACCTTTAGACAGCAAATTTAAGGAACACTCAAGCAAGGAAAAGCCCACTCCCATTGTAGAGAGCATAAAAGAGGAGCCAGGATGGCCATCTTTTGGACAGCTGATCATTGATCTGTCCAAGCTTGCATTTGAAGCATTGGCTGGCATATTCCTTTCCTTTCTACCCTCTCATTTCAGACCCAATAGCTCCAAGAAAGGCCTCACTCCATTAAAAGATTCTCTCCGGATGCCTGAAGATGAAGCTGAGCCTACATTAGTTCAGAGGCAGAGTACTCCTGCACCTCTTTCTGAAACTCGACAGGCCCATACACCTAATACAAGTGATAAATACTCAGAAATGAAGCCCCCAAAGAATAAATCAAATAGTTTTAAGGATCCCTCATTGTCAAGCAAGCACCGGTCATCAAAACGACAAGATTTTGCAGAATTCTATGGATCAGGTGAGGTTCCTCCTTATAGCAAGTCTAAGAGccagaaagaaagaacaagGCATCGCCAGCGAGAAAAGAGTGGAGAAGTGGCTTATGAAGCAGTGGGGACAGAGCCGAAACCTGTTGAGATGAAGGCAGTGGATTATGACAATCTGAAGTTTGACCATTATAATATCAGGCGTAAGTATGGACCAGATGGTTCCTTCAGATTTTGA
- the LOC126695116 gene encoding uncharacterized protein LOC126695116 isoform X2 — translation MMRNSHLFLTFIALVLLTYALQFQVHAAPAGPLIKHLSSLLKWTRSSPKTPQSDGNVLQFENGYLVETVVEGNEIGVVPYRIRVSEDGELFAVDAVNSNVVRITPPLSQYSRARLVAGSFQGYTGHVDGKPSEARFNHPKGITMDDKGNVYVADTLNLAIRKIGDAGVTTIAGGKSNVAGYRDGPSEDAKFSNDFDLVYVRPTCSLLVVDRGNAALRQISLEQEDCDYQYNSISTTDVLMVVGAVLAGYATCMLQQGFGPSFLSRTQPLDSKFKEHSSKEKPTPIVESIKEEPGWPSFGQLIIDLSKLAFEALAGIFLSFLPSHFRPNSSKKGLTPLKDSLRMPEDEAEPTLVQRQSTPAPLSETRQAHTPNTSDKYSEMKPPKNKSNSFKDPSLSSKHRSSKRQDFAEFYGSGEVPPYSKSKSQKERTRHRQREKSGEVAYEAVGTEPKPVEMKAVDYDNLKFDHYNIRRKYGPDGSFRF, via the exons ATGATGAGAAATTCACATCTTTTTCTCACTTTCATAGCACTCGTTCTTCTTACTTATGCACTCCAGTTCCAAGTTCATGCTGCTCCTGCTG GGCCATTGATCAAACACTTATCTTCTCTTCTCAAATGGACCAGGTCATCCCCTAAAACACCCCAATCAG ATGGGAATGTTCTTCAATTTGAGAATGGGTACTTAGTTGAGACTGTTGTGGAAGGAAATGAGATTGGAGTGGTTCCGTACAGAATCCGAGTCTCTGAGGATGGCGAACTCTTTGCAGTCGATGCAGTTAATAGCAACGTTGTTAGGATTACTCCCCCATTGTCTCAAT ATAGTAGGGCAAGATTGGTTGCTGGGTCTTTTCAGGGCTACACAGGACATGTGGACGGGAAACCTAGTGAGGCTCGTTTCAATCATCCCAAAGGCATAACCATGGATGATAAAGGCAACGTGTATGTTGCTGATACCTTGAACCTCGCCATCAGGAAAATTGGGGATGCTG GTGTGACAACCATTGCAGGAGGGAAATCAAATGTTGCAGGGTACAGGGATGGGCCAAGTGAGGATGCAAAGTTCTctaatgattttgatttggtgTATGTTAGGCCTACCTGTTCCTTATTAGTTGTTGATAGAGGAAATGCTGCTCTTCGGCAAATCTCTCTTGAACAGGAGGATTGTGATTATCAGTACAATTCAATTTCCACTACAG ATGTGCTTATGGTTGTTGGTGCCGTCTTGGCAGGATATGCTACGTGTATGCTTCAGCAGGGATTTGGACCGTCTTTCTTATCTAGGACG CAACCTTTAGACAGCAAATTTAAGGAACACTCAAGCAAGGAAAAGCCCACTCCCATTGTAGAGAGCATAAAAGAGGAGCCAGGATGGCCATCTTTTGGACAGCTGATCATTGATCTGTCCAAGCTTGCATTTGAAGCATTGGCTGGCATATTCCTTTCCTTTCTACCCTCTCATTTCAGACCCAATAGCTCCAAGAAAGGCCTCACTCCATTAAAAGATTCTCTCCGGATGCCTGAAGATGAAGCTGAGCCTACATTAGTTCAGAGGCAGAGTACTCCTGCACCTCTTTCTGAAACTCGACAGGCCCATACACCTAATACAAGTGATAAATACTCAGAAATGAAGCCCCCAAAGAATAAATCAAATAGTTTTAAGGATCCCTCATTGTCAAGCAAGCACCGGTCATCAAAACGACAAGATTTTGCAGAATTCTATGGATCAGGTGAGGTTCCTCCTTATAGCAAGTCTAAGAGccagaaagaaagaacaagGCATCGCCAGCGAGAAAAGAGTGGAGAAGTGGCTTATGAAGCAGTGGGGACAGAGCCGAAACCTGTTGAGATGAAGGCAGTGGATTATGACAATCTGAAGTTTGACCATTATAATATCAGGCGTAAGTATGGACCAGATGGTTCCTTCAGATTTTGA
- the LOC126695116 gene encoding uncharacterized protein LOC126695116 isoform X1, with translation MMRNSHLFLTFIALVLLTYALQFQVHAAPAGPLIKHLSSLLKWTRSSPKTPQSDGNVLQFENGYLVETVVEGNEIGVVPYRIRVSEDGELFAVDAVNSNVVRITPPLSQYSRARLVAGSFQGYTGHVDGKPSEARFNHPKGITMDDKGNVYVADTLNLAIRKIGDAGVTTIAGGKSNVAGYRDGPSEDAKFSNDFDLVYVRPTCSLLVVDRGNAALRQISLEQEDCDYQYNSISTTDVLMVVGAVLAGYATCMLQQGFGPSFLSRTQQPLDSKFKEHSSKEKPTPIVESIKEEPGWPSFGQLIIDLSKLAFEALAGIFLSFLPSHFRPNSSKKGLTPLKDSLRMPEDEAEPTLVQRQSTPAPLSETRQAHTPNTSDKYSEMKPPKNKSNSFKDPSLSSKHRSSKRQDFAEFYGSGEVPPYSKSKSQKERTRHRQREKSGEVAYEAVGTEPKPVEMKAVDYDNLKFDHYNIRRKYGPDGSFRF, from the exons ATGATGAGAAATTCACATCTTTTTCTCACTTTCATAGCACTCGTTCTTCTTACTTATGCACTCCAGTTCCAAGTTCATGCTGCTCCTGCTG GGCCATTGATCAAACACTTATCTTCTCTTCTCAAATGGACCAGGTCATCCCCTAAAACACCCCAATCAG ATGGGAATGTTCTTCAATTTGAGAATGGGTACTTAGTTGAGACTGTTGTGGAAGGAAATGAGATTGGAGTGGTTCCGTACAGAATCCGAGTCTCTGAGGATGGCGAACTCTTTGCAGTCGATGCAGTTAATAGCAACGTTGTTAGGATTACTCCCCCATTGTCTCAAT ATAGTAGGGCAAGATTGGTTGCTGGGTCTTTTCAGGGCTACACAGGACATGTGGACGGGAAACCTAGTGAGGCTCGTTTCAATCATCCCAAAGGCATAACCATGGATGATAAAGGCAACGTGTATGTTGCTGATACCTTGAACCTCGCCATCAGGAAAATTGGGGATGCTG GTGTGACAACCATTGCAGGAGGGAAATCAAATGTTGCAGGGTACAGGGATGGGCCAAGTGAGGATGCAAAGTTCTctaatgattttgatttggtgTATGTTAGGCCTACCTGTTCCTTATTAGTTGTTGATAGAGGAAATGCTGCTCTTCGGCAAATCTCTCTTGAACAGGAGGATTGTGATTATCAGTACAATTCAATTTCCACTACAG ATGTGCTTATGGTTGTTGGTGCCGTCTTGGCAGGATATGCTACGTGTATGCTTCAGCAGGGATTTGGACCGTCTTTCTTATCTAGGACG CAGCAACCTTTAGACAGCAAATTTAAGGAACACTCAAGCAAGGAAAAGCCCACTCCCATTGTAGAGAGCATAAAAGAGGAGCCAGGATGGCCATCTTTTGGACAGCTGATCATTGATCTGTCCAAGCTTGCATTTGAAGCATTGGCTGGCATATTCCTTTCCTTTCTACCCTCTCATTTCAGACCCAATAGCTCCAAGAAAGGCCTCACTCCATTAAAAGATTCTCTCCGGATGCCTGAAGATGAAGCTGAGCCTACATTAGTTCAGAGGCAGAGTACTCCTGCACCTCTTTCTGAAACTCGACAGGCCCATACACCTAATACAAGTGATAAATACTCAGAAATGAAGCCCCCAAAGAATAAATCAAATAGTTTTAAGGATCCCTCATTGTCAAGCAAGCACCGGTCATCAAAACGACAAGATTTTGCAGAATTCTATGGATCAGGTGAGGTTCCTCCTTATAGCAAGTCTAAGAGccagaaagaaagaacaagGCATCGCCAGCGAGAAAAGAGTGGAGAAGTGGCTTATGAAGCAGTGGGGACAGAGCCGAAACCTGTTGAGATGAAGGCAGTGGATTATGACAATCTGAAGTTTGACCATTATAATATCAGGCGTAAGTATGGACCAGATGGTTCCTTCAGATTTTGA